A DNA window from Daucus carota subsp. sativus chromosome 3, DH1 v3.0, whole genome shotgun sequence contains the following coding sequences:
- the LOC108213830 gene encoding STS14 protein yields the protein MTKHLLVLAVAIFTLAAATTAAAAPVSPRKSTGDFLTAHNKVRAAAKVHPLSWSPNLALKASQIVQDQPNLKTCNFAKLPEPKYGINKWRSIGLLGCAPQAVVDRWMEEKANYNDETKSCFPNEECRSYLQVVARNTGFLGCGEAACNGTSGGCLAVCLYNPPARGTA from the coding sequence ATGACCAAACACTTGCTAGTTCTTGCTGTTGCCATATTCACATTGGCAGCAGCCACCACAGCTGCTGCTGCTCCAGTGTCTCCTAGGAAGTCTACTGGAGACTTCTTAACTGCACATAACAAAGTGAGAGCCGCAGCTAAGGTTCACCCTCTCTCATGGAGTCCTAATCTAGCCCTTAAGGCTAGCCAGATAGTTCAAGATCAACCTAACCTCAAGACTTGCAACTTTGCCAAGTTACCCGAACCGAAGTATGGTATCAACAAGTGGCGATCAATTGGGCTTCTAGGATGTGCACCACAAGCTGTGGTGGATCGGTGGATGGAGGAGAAGGCGAATTATAACGACGAAACGAAGTCGTGTTTCCCGAACGAGGAATGCCGGTCATACCTCCAGGTTGTGGCGAGGAATACAGGTTTTTTAGGGTGTGGAGAAGCTGCATGCAATGGAACAAGTGGCGGGTGTTTGGCTGTGTGCCTCTATAATCCACCTGCCAGGGGAACTGCGTAG
- the LOC108215173 gene encoding STS14 protein codes for MARLQLLSLLVLALVISQSSSQGVAPAPSTAPAQPPLSAAAQAYLDAHNKARAEVGVQPLKWSAALANATSLLVRYQRDKQSCNFANLSSGKYGGNQLWSSGSVVSPQAAVESWVAEKKYYNYADNSCPADHKCGVYTQVVWKKSLELGCAQASCAKDSSTITICFYNPPGNIVGEKPY; via the coding sequence ATGGCTAGGCTCCAGCTGCTTTCATTATTAGTCCTCGCTCTCGTCATTTCACAGAGTTCATCACAAGGGGTGGCGCCGGCGCCATCCACCGCTCCAGCTCAGCCGCCACTCAGCGCAGCGGCTCAGGCCTACCTCGATGCTCACAACAAAGCCAGAGCTGAAGTGGGTGTTCAGCCTCTCAAGTGGAGCGCAGCTCTCGCTAATGCCACCAGCCTTCTGGTTCGATACCAGAGAGACAAACAAAGCTGCAACTTTGCAAATTTAAGCAGCGGAAAGTACGGTGGCAATCAGCTGTGGAGCAGTGGATCAGTGGTGTCACCTCAGGCGGCTGTGGAATCTTGGGTGGCTGAGAAGAAGTATTACAATTATGCAGACAATTCTTGCCCAGCTGACCACAAGTGTGGTGTCTATACACAGGTTGTCTGGAAGAAGTCTCTGGAATTGGGGTGTGCGCAAGCTTCATGTGCAAAAGACTCTTCTACTATAACTATATGTTTCTATAATCCTCCTGGAAATATTGTCGGAGAGAAACCTTATTAG
- the LOC108215172 gene encoding uncharacterized protein LOC108215172 isoform X1, translated as MVSMGLKGHGGTGTSSNNMFDMGVVSMHKRSQSFPDKSDLLGNKSDYVHETSDCSKMDMKHLQSSTSLKPKPLPNAEVRNLLRQEILQLEKRLQNQVAIRGVLEQALGYKSISNDIGNEVSIPKPATELIKEISVLELEVGHLEQYLLSLYRQAFDQQVTSTSPSMKDGGPKSPKTSAKEKSEVRSGVSTMSNMEKPSPRSTCINPQKDLNDLGGEDRLVESGVYRCRSFLAQHSTLSSQNSPLAESLGRDVRACYSQPLSMMEYGQNTASNIISLAEHLGTRISDHVPETPNKLAEDMIQCISDIYCKLADPPVLDHGLSSPTSSSSSMSAFSPKDHSGMWSPGLKKYSSLDERLDNPFHVQGLKEFSGPYSTMVEVQYIYRNDKKLAEVEHMLQNFRFLISRLEEIDPKKMTHSEKLAFWINVHNALMMHAYLAYGIPQNNVKRLFILLKAAYNIGGHIVSANLIQSSILGCRMSRPGQWLRLLLSSKSKFKSGDERQAYSIEHPEPLLHFALCSGSHSDPAVRVYTPKSIAKELEAAKDEYIRATFGVSKDHKILLPKIVESFAKDSDLCTTGIVEMIQKSLPQSVRKSIKKCQMSKSKKIIQWVPYNYNFRYLISKDLEK; from the exons ATGGTat CAATGGGCTTGAAAGGGCATGGTGGAACTGGAACTAGTAGCAATAATATGTTTGATATGGGAGTTGTTTCTATGCACAAGCGTTCTCAGAG CTTCCCTGACAAGAGTGATCTCCTGGGAAATAAGTCGGATTATGTACATGAAACATCTGACTGCTCGAAAATG GATATGAAGCACTTGCAAAGCAGCACGAGCTTGAAACCAAAACCTTTGCCCAATGCCGAAGTCCGAAACTTGTTGAGACAAGAG ATACTACAACTTGAGAAAAGATTACAGAACCAGGTCGCAATTCGTGGCGTGCTAGAACAGGCACTGGGTTATAAGTCCATATCCAATGACATTGGGAACGAGGTCTCAATTCCTAAG CCGGCCACTGAACTGATCAAGGAAATTTCAGTACTAGAGCTTGAAGTTGGGCATCTGGAGCAGTATCTTCTCTCGCTCTATCGACAAGCATTTGATCAACAAGTAACCTCTACATCTCCATCAATGAAAGACGGAGGACCAAAATCACCCAAAACTTCTGCAAAAGAAAAATCTGAAGTAAGATCTGGAGTTAGTACAATGTCAAATATGGAGAAACCTTCTCCTAGATCTACTTGCATAAATCCACAGAAGGACTTGAATGATCTAGGTGGTGAGGATAGACTAGTAGAATCTGGTGTCTATCGCTGTCGCTCATTTTTAGCTCAACATTCAACTTTGTCGTCACAAAATTCTCCCCTGGCAGAATCTTTGGGCAGAGATGTACGTGCTTGCTATTCACAGCCTTTGTCCATGATGGAG TATGGGCAAAATACTGCTTCAAATATAATTAGTCTGGCAGAGCATCTTGGTACCCGTATTTCTGATCATGTGCCTGAGACGCCAAACAAGCTTGCAGAGGATATGATCCAATGCATTTCAGATATATATTGCAAGCTTGCTGACCCTCCAGTTTTGGATCATGGACTCTCATCACCCacatcatcatcgtcatcaaTGAGTGCATTTTCTCCAAAGGATCATTCTGGAATGTGGAGTCCAGGGCTCAAGAAATATTCATCTCTTGATGAGCGTTTGGATAATCCTTTCCATGTGCAAGGGCTTAAGGAATTCAGTGGGCCTTACAGCACGATGGTTGAGGTGcagtatatatatagaaatgatAAAAAGTTGGCTGAAGTTGAACACATGCTACAAAACTTCAG ATTTCTTATATCTCGTTTAGAAGAAATAGATCCCAAGAAGATGACACACTCTGAGAAGCTAGCTTTCTGGATCAACGTACACAATGCTCTAATGATGCAT GCATACTTGGCTTATGGGATTCCACAAAACAATGTGAAGAGACTCTTTATTCTCTTAAAG GCTGCCTACAATATTGGGGGTCACATAGTAAGCGCAAATTTGATACAAAGTTCCATACTGGGATGCCGGATGTCTCGTCCTGGACAG TGGCTTCGGCTGTTGCTATCTTCAAAGTCAAAATTTAAATCGGGAGATGAACGACAGGCATACTCAATCGAGCATCCAGAACCACTTTTGCATTTTGCTCTTTGTTCTGGAAGCCATTCTGATCCAGCG GTTCGAGTTTATACACCCAAGTCAATAGCAAAGGAATTGGAAGCCGCAAAAGATGAGTACATTCGAGCTACCTTTGGTGTGAGTAAAGACCACAAAATCTTGCTCCCAAAAATTGTGGAATCTTTTGCCAAGGATTCTGATTTATGCACTACTGGCATAGTGGAGATGATCCAGAAGTCTCTACCTCAATCTGTTAGAAAGAGCATAAAAAAATGTCAAATGTCAAAGTCCAAGAAGATCATTCAATGGGTTCCCTACAATTATAATTTCCGATATCTTATTTCGAAAGACCTGGAAAAATGA
- the LOC108215172 gene encoding uncharacterized protein LOC108215172 isoform X2 — MGLKGHGGTGTSSNNMFDMGVVSMHKRSQSFPDKSDLLGNKSDYVHETSDCSKMDMKHLQSSTSLKPKPLPNAEVRNLLRQEILQLEKRLQNQVAIRGVLEQALGYKSISNDIGNEVSIPKPATELIKEISVLELEVGHLEQYLLSLYRQAFDQQVTSTSPSMKDGGPKSPKTSAKEKSEVRSGVSTMSNMEKPSPRSTCINPQKDLNDLGGEDRLVESGVYRCRSFLAQHSTLSSQNSPLAESLGRDVRACYSQPLSMMEYGQNTASNIISLAEHLGTRISDHVPETPNKLAEDMIQCISDIYCKLADPPVLDHGLSSPTSSSSSMSAFSPKDHSGMWSPGLKKYSSLDERLDNPFHVQGLKEFSGPYSTMVEVQYIYRNDKKLAEVEHMLQNFRFLISRLEEIDPKKMTHSEKLAFWINVHNALMMHAYLAYGIPQNNVKRLFILLKAAYNIGGHIVSANLIQSSILGCRMSRPGQWLRLLLSSKSKFKSGDERQAYSIEHPEPLLHFALCSGSHSDPAVRVYTPKSIAKELEAAKDEYIRATFGVSKDHKILLPKIVESFAKDSDLCTTGIVEMIQKSLPQSVRKSIKKCQMSKSKKIIQWVPYNYNFRYLISKDLEK; from the exons ATGGGCTTGAAAGGGCATGGTGGAACTGGAACTAGTAGCAATAATATGTTTGATATGGGAGTTGTTTCTATGCACAAGCGTTCTCAGAG CTTCCCTGACAAGAGTGATCTCCTGGGAAATAAGTCGGATTATGTACATGAAACATCTGACTGCTCGAAAATG GATATGAAGCACTTGCAAAGCAGCACGAGCTTGAAACCAAAACCTTTGCCCAATGCCGAAGTCCGAAACTTGTTGAGACAAGAG ATACTACAACTTGAGAAAAGATTACAGAACCAGGTCGCAATTCGTGGCGTGCTAGAACAGGCACTGGGTTATAAGTCCATATCCAATGACATTGGGAACGAGGTCTCAATTCCTAAG CCGGCCACTGAACTGATCAAGGAAATTTCAGTACTAGAGCTTGAAGTTGGGCATCTGGAGCAGTATCTTCTCTCGCTCTATCGACAAGCATTTGATCAACAAGTAACCTCTACATCTCCATCAATGAAAGACGGAGGACCAAAATCACCCAAAACTTCTGCAAAAGAAAAATCTGAAGTAAGATCTGGAGTTAGTACAATGTCAAATATGGAGAAACCTTCTCCTAGATCTACTTGCATAAATCCACAGAAGGACTTGAATGATCTAGGTGGTGAGGATAGACTAGTAGAATCTGGTGTCTATCGCTGTCGCTCATTTTTAGCTCAACATTCAACTTTGTCGTCACAAAATTCTCCCCTGGCAGAATCTTTGGGCAGAGATGTACGTGCTTGCTATTCACAGCCTTTGTCCATGATGGAG TATGGGCAAAATACTGCTTCAAATATAATTAGTCTGGCAGAGCATCTTGGTACCCGTATTTCTGATCATGTGCCTGAGACGCCAAACAAGCTTGCAGAGGATATGATCCAATGCATTTCAGATATATATTGCAAGCTTGCTGACCCTCCAGTTTTGGATCATGGACTCTCATCACCCacatcatcatcgtcatcaaTGAGTGCATTTTCTCCAAAGGATCATTCTGGAATGTGGAGTCCAGGGCTCAAGAAATATTCATCTCTTGATGAGCGTTTGGATAATCCTTTCCATGTGCAAGGGCTTAAGGAATTCAGTGGGCCTTACAGCACGATGGTTGAGGTGcagtatatatatagaaatgatAAAAAGTTGGCTGAAGTTGAACACATGCTACAAAACTTCAG ATTTCTTATATCTCGTTTAGAAGAAATAGATCCCAAGAAGATGACACACTCTGAGAAGCTAGCTTTCTGGATCAACGTACACAATGCTCTAATGATGCAT GCATACTTGGCTTATGGGATTCCACAAAACAATGTGAAGAGACTCTTTATTCTCTTAAAG GCTGCCTACAATATTGGGGGTCACATAGTAAGCGCAAATTTGATACAAAGTTCCATACTGGGATGCCGGATGTCTCGTCCTGGACAG TGGCTTCGGCTGTTGCTATCTTCAAAGTCAAAATTTAAATCGGGAGATGAACGACAGGCATACTCAATCGAGCATCCAGAACCACTTTTGCATTTTGCTCTTTGTTCTGGAAGCCATTCTGATCCAGCG GTTCGAGTTTATACACCCAAGTCAATAGCAAAGGAATTGGAAGCCGCAAAAGATGAGTACATTCGAGCTACCTTTGGTGTGAGTAAAGACCACAAAATCTTGCTCCCAAAAATTGTGGAATCTTTTGCCAAGGATTCTGATTTATGCACTACTGGCATAGTGGAGATGATCCAGAAGTCTCTACCTCAATCTGTTAGAAAGAGCATAAAAAAATGTCAAATGTCAAAGTCCAAGAAGATCATTCAATGGGTTCCCTACAATTATAATTTCCGATATCTTATTTCGAAAGACCTGGAAAAATGA
- the LOC108215172 gene encoding uncharacterized protein LOC108215172 isoform X3, with the protein MDMKHLQSSTSLKPKPLPNAEVRNLLRQEILQLEKRLQNQVAIRGVLEQALGYKSISNDIGNEVSIPKPATELIKEISVLELEVGHLEQYLLSLYRQAFDQQVTSTSPSMKDGGPKSPKTSAKEKSEVRSGVSTMSNMEKPSPRSTCINPQKDLNDLGGEDRLVESGVYRCRSFLAQHSTLSSQNSPLAESLGRDVRACYSQPLSMMEYGQNTASNIISLAEHLGTRISDHVPETPNKLAEDMIQCISDIYCKLADPPVLDHGLSSPTSSSSSMSAFSPKDHSGMWSPGLKKYSSLDERLDNPFHVQGLKEFSGPYSTMVEVQYIYRNDKKLAEVEHMLQNFRFLISRLEEIDPKKMTHSEKLAFWINVHNALMMHAYLAYGIPQNNVKRLFILLKAAYNIGGHIVSANLIQSSILGCRMSRPGQWLRLLLSSKSKFKSGDERQAYSIEHPEPLLHFALCSGSHSDPAVRVYTPKSIAKELEAAKDEYIRATFGVSKDHKILLPKIVESFAKDSDLCTTGIVEMIQKSLPQSVRKSIKKCQMSKSKKIIQWVPYNYNFRYLISKDLEK; encoded by the exons ATG GATATGAAGCACTTGCAAAGCAGCACGAGCTTGAAACCAAAACCTTTGCCCAATGCCGAAGTCCGAAACTTGTTGAGACAAGAG ATACTACAACTTGAGAAAAGATTACAGAACCAGGTCGCAATTCGTGGCGTGCTAGAACAGGCACTGGGTTATAAGTCCATATCCAATGACATTGGGAACGAGGTCTCAATTCCTAAG CCGGCCACTGAACTGATCAAGGAAATTTCAGTACTAGAGCTTGAAGTTGGGCATCTGGAGCAGTATCTTCTCTCGCTCTATCGACAAGCATTTGATCAACAAGTAACCTCTACATCTCCATCAATGAAAGACGGAGGACCAAAATCACCCAAAACTTCTGCAAAAGAAAAATCTGAAGTAAGATCTGGAGTTAGTACAATGTCAAATATGGAGAAACCTTCTCCTAGATCTACTTGCATAAATCCACAGAAGGACTTGAATGATCTAGGTGGTGAGGATAGACTAGTAGAATCTGGTGTCTATCGCTGTCGCTCATTTTTAGCTCAACATTCAACTTTGTCGTCACAAAATTCTCCCCTGGCAGAATCTTTGGGCAGAGATGTACGTGCTTGCTATTCACAGCCTTTGTCCATGATGGAG TATGGGCAAAATACTGCTTCAAATATAATTAGTCTGGCAGAGCATCTTGGTACCCGTATTTCTGATCATGTGCCTGAGACGCCAAACAAGCTTGCAGAGGATATGATCCAATGCATTTCAGATATATATTGCAAGCTTGCTGACCCTCCAGTTTTGGATCATGGACTCTCATCACCCacatcatcatcgtcatcaaTGAGTGCATTTTCTCCAAAGGATCATTCTGGAATGTGGAGTCCAGGGCTCAAGAAATATTCATCTCTTGATGAGCGTTTGGATAATCCTTTCCATGTGCAAGGGCTTAAGGAATTCAGTGGGCCTTACAGCACGATGGTTGAGGTGcagtatatatatagaaatgatAAAAAGTTGGCTGAAGTTGAACACATGCTACAAAACTTCAG ATTTCTTATATCTCGTTTAGAAGAAATAGATCCCAAGAAGATGACACACTCTGAGAAGCTAGCTTTCTGGATCAACGTACACAATGCTCTAATGATGCAT GCATACTTGGCTTATGGGATTCCACAAAACAATGTGAAGAGACTCTTTATTCTCTTAAAG GCTGCCTACAATATTGGGGGTCACATAGTAAGCGCAAATTTGATACAAAGTTCCATACTGGGATGCCGGATGTCTCGTCCTGGACAG TGGCTTCGGCTGTTGCTATCTTCAAAGTCAAAATTTAAATCGGGAGATGAACGACAGGCATACTCAATCGAGCATCCAGAACCACTTTTGCATTTTGCTCTTTGTTCTGGAAGCCATTCTGATCCAGCG GTTCGAGTTTATACACCCAAGTCAATAGCAAAGGAATTGGAAGCCGCAAAAGATGAGTACATTCGAGCTACCTTTGGTGTGAGTAAAGACCACAAAATCTTGCTCCCAAAAATTGTGGAATCTTTTGCCAAGGATTCTGATTTATGCACTACTGGCATAGTGGAGATGATCCAGAAGTCTCTACCTCAATCTGTTAGAAAGAGCATAAAAAAATGTCAAATGTCAAAGTCCAAGAAGATCATTCAATGGGTTCCCTACAATTATAATTTCCGATATCTTATTTCGAAAGACCTGGAAAAATGA
- the LOC135151238 gene encoding uncharacterized protein LOC135151238, with protein sequence MAKMFASKGEGTSSHEVISRTESMQSQRLELFPIEQKLEGVKNYLSWSRRVKLILEAKDLEHYIEESCQEPTDKTSAAWKVWKTSNSLVVAWMTGSLSPPIAGMVEGIRSAAEIWNILAKQFSGSGNMMIVMDIQDKIDAMKQGEKNIAEYSTELKRLWSELDYYDPLTITHSESATIANTWVERRRVIHLMKGLNPEFETRRAMICHQSPLPRLEDVIAALSQEESRMKVMTTGGNSSAPVRSAMVAPVIDDRECYNCGRKGHISWNCTLSRNNGRSESNRGTRGNFRGRGRGRGRSGGRANLAVTEKNDNGESTKMSELEELRAYKQKMESSKNQGSTYNHLGNVAGYAHADSGEGHEEDAWDWHQA encoded by the exons ATGGCCAAGATGTTTGCCTCTAAAGGAGAGGGAACATCTTCACATGAGGTGATTTCAAGAACTGAAAGTATGCAATCACAGAGGTTGGAACTATTTCCTATAGAGCAAAAGCTTGAAGGTGTAAAGAATTATTTGAGTTGGTCTCGAAGGGTTAAGTTGATTTTAGAGGCCAAAGATTTGGAACACTACATTGAAGAATCTTGTCAAGAACCAACAGACAAAACTAGTGCTGCGTGGAAAGTGTGGAAGACCAGTAACTCTTTAGTAGTTGCTTGGATGACTGGTTCTCTTAGTCCGCCAATTGCTGGTATGGTTGAAGGTATACGAAGTGCTGCTGAGATATGGAATATACTAGCCAAACAATTTTCAGGAAGTGGGAATATGATGATTGTGATGGATATTCAGGATAAAATTGATGCAATGAAGCAGGGAGAAAAGAATATTGCAGAATATAGTACTGAGCTAAAGAGACTTTGGTCTGAACTAGACTATTATGACCCATTAACAATCACTCATAGTGAGAGTGCTACTATAGCTAATACGTGGGTTGAAAGGAGACGTGTAATTCATCTCATGAAAGGTTTGAATCCGGAGTTTGAAACTAGAAGAGCTATGATTTGTCATCAGTCCCCTCTTCCTCGTTTGGAGGATGTCATAGCGGCTTTAAGTCAGGAGGAGTCCAGGATGAAAGTTATGACCACAGGTGGAAACTCATCGGCTCCGGTCCGCTCTGCAATGGTGGCACCCGTAATTGATGACAGAGAATGCTATAATTGCGGGAGAAAAGGACATATTAGTTGGAATTGCACTTTATCACGGAATAATGGAAGAAGTGAAAGTAACCGTGGTACCCGAGGGAACTTCAGAGGACGTGGTCGTGGACGGGGGCGTTCTGGTGGTCGAGCCAATTTAGCTGTTACAGAAAAGAATGATAATGGAGAATCAACAAAAATGTCTGAATTAGAAGAACTTCGAGCATATAAGCAAAAGATGGAAAGCTCCAAGAATCAAGGTTCAACTTATAACCATCTCGGTAATGTAGCAGGTTATGCTCATGCTGATTCAG GAGAGGGACACGAAGAGGACGCTTGGGACTGGCATCAGGCGTGA